The genomic window GTCTCCGCTGGTGCGCTTCTTCCTGGGGGTCTGCGCCATGTTCGGCGCTCTCGTTTTTCTGGGATGCCCCTGGAGGGCCTACCTTCGCGTGGCCGGCGGAGACTGGAACGCGCTTTACGGAATCGGCGGTCTGGCCGTCGGCGCGCTGATCGGCATCGCGTTTCTGTGGAACGGCTTCAGCCTGGGAGCTGCCGAACGCAATCCCAAGGCCACAGGGCTGGTCATGCCCGTCATCGCCGTCATCCTGCTGGCCCTCGTGGTCCTGAAGCCCCTTTTCGGACCGGTCGGTTCCGACGGAGCGGCAACGGGACCCATCTTCTTCTCCAAAGAGGGACCAGGGGCCGCCCACGCGCCCTTCCTGATCTCCCTGGCCGGAGGGCTCATCATCGGCTGGCTGGCCCAGCGCAGCCGCTTCTGCACCGTTGGCGCGCTTCGCGACCTCTTCATGCTGAGGGACGGCTACCTGTTCCGGGGCATCGTCTCCTTCACCGTCGCGGCCTTCGTGGTCAACTACGCCCTGGGGCAGTTTCATCCGGGTTTTGAAAAACAGCCC from Synergistaceae bacterium includes these protein-coding regions:
- a CDS encoding YedE-related selenium metabolism membrane protein, encoding MDKILTSRQGPLVAGGVLGALAALLVWWGNPANMGFCAACFTRDIAGALGLHRAGIVQYLRPEIPAAILGAFASALFFREYAPRGGSSPLVRFFLGVCAMFGALVFLGCPWRAYLRVAGGDWNALYGIGGLAVGALIGIAFLWNGFSLGAAERNPKATGLVMPVIAVILLALVVLKPLFGPVGSDGAATGPIFFSKEGPGAAHAPFLISLAGGLIIGWLAQRSRFCTVGALRDLFMLRDGYLFRGIVSFTVAAFVVNYALGQFHPGFEKQPIAHTQELWNFLGMVLSGLAFTLAGGCPGRQLIMAGEGDADAGVFVLGLLTGAAFAHNFSAASSGAGVGPWGIPVTIASLVVCLLIGFSCTRKQA